The genomic segment CGGGCCAGGTCGGTGGGGTGGCCGACGCGGTCCACGATGGTGCCGCCCCGGATCGAGACCGAGTAGATGAGGCGGTCGGTGTGGATGGTGACGCCGCGGTGCGGCAGCGAGCGCATGTCGGCCAGCACGTCGCGCAGCCCGGTGACGGCGACCGAGAGCCCGGTCTCGGCGGCCGTCTCGCGGACGACGGTGTGGTTGGGATCTTCGCCGTGGTCGACGGCGCCGCCGGGCAACGACCAGACGCCCGGCGTGCCGGACTTGCTGGAGGCGCGCACGAGCAGCACCCGGCCCTCGTCATCGGTGGCGACGGCGTAGGCGGCGATCCGGCGGAGCGGTTCCAGTGCGGGGGTCACGGGCGGCATTCTGCCCGGAATATGTTAACTCCAGAAATCGTCTGTCGGATTCCTGACAGGGGGTTCGCGCTGCGTAATCGCTGATCAGAGCATCATTAGGCACATTGGGCCCTCGATCAACTACAACGCGTGACCGTTATTTCAGGGTCCGTATCCGGGGGCTCACCGAGGTCGCCGGGGTCGTCCGGGAGCCACCATGGGTACATGACACAGCTCCCCGACGGCGGCCTCCAGACCCCGTACAAGCAACTCCGCCGGCCCCTCGACGACCGTCTCGCGGCGGGCGTCTGCAGCGGTGTCGGACGCTACTTCGGCGTCGACCCCGTGCTCGTCCGGGTCGGTTTCGCCCTGCTCGCCGTGATCACCGCGGGTGCGGCGCTGCTCGCCTACCCGATCATGTGGTTCCTGATGCCCGAGGAGACCCCGGGCATCTGAGAACCGCTCACTCCCACTCGATGGTGCCCGGGGGCTTGCTCGTGACGTCGAGAACGACCCGGTTGACCTCGCGCACCTCGTTGGTGATCCGGGTCGAGATCTTCGCGATCACGTCGTAGGGCAGCCGTGACCAGTCCGCGGTCATCGCGTCCTCGCTGGAGACGGGCCGCAGCACGACCGGATGCCCGTACGTCCGGCCGTCGCCCTGCACGCCGACGCTGCGCACGTCAGCCAGCAGCACCACCGGGAACTGCCAGACGTCACGGTCGAGCCCCGACGCGGTCAGCTCCTCGCGGGCGATCAGGTCGGCCGCGCGCAGCAGGTCGAGCCGGTCGCGGTCGACCGCGCCGATGATGCGGATGGCCAGGCCGGGGCCGGGGAACGGGTGACGCTGCACCATCTCCTCCGGCAGGCCGAGCTCGGCCCCCAGGGCGCGCACCTCGTCCTTGAACAGGGTGCGCAGCGGCTCGATGAGCGCGAACTGCAGGTCGTCGGGCAGGCCGCCCACATTGTGGTGGGACTTGATGTTGGCCGTGCCCGTGCCGCCGCCCGACTCCACCACGTCGGGGTAGAGCGTGCCCTGCACCAGGAACTCGATGTGCCGCTCGGCGTCGAGCTCGCGGGCCGCGCCCTCGAACGCGCGGATGAACTCGCGGCCGATGATCTTGCGCTTCTGCTCGGGGTCGGTGACGCCGGCCAGGTGGCCCAGGAACACGTCGGCCGCGTCCACCACCTTGAGCCGGGCGCCGGTGGCGGCCACGAAGTCCTTCTCGACCTGCTCGGCCTCGCCCGCGCGGAGCAGGCCGTGGTCGACGAAGACACAGGTCAGCTGGTCGCCGATCGCCCTCTGCACGAGCGCGGCGGCGACCGCCGAGTCGACCCCGCCGGAGAGCCCGCAGATCACCTGCTTGTCGCCCACCTGGGCGCGGATCGCGGCCACCTGGTCCTCGATGATGTTGCCCGGGGTCCAGGTCGGCTCGAGGCCGGCGATGTCGTAGAGGAACCGCTTGAGCATCTCCTGCCCCTGCTCGGTGTGCGCCACCTCGGGGTGGAACTGCACGCCGGCCCGGCGGGTGTTGAGATCCTCGAAGGCGGCCACCGGCGCACCCGGTGTCGAGGCGGTGACCGCGAAGCCCTGCGGGGCCACGGCCACACTGTCGCCGTGACTCATCCAGACCGGCAGGTCGTCGGGCAGCTCGCGCAGCAGCGTGCCGCCCTGAGCGGTCAGGTGGGTGCGCCCGTACTCCCGCGAGCCGGTGTGCGCGACCGTGCCGCCGAGCGCCTGGGCCATCGCCTGGAAGCCGTAACAGATGCCGAAGACGGGCACCTCGTTGTCGAACAGCTTGGCGTCGAGCACCGGCGCGCCGGGCTCGTAGACGCTGGACGGGCCGCCGGACAGGATGATGGCGGCCGGGTCCTTGGCCAGCATCTCGGCCACGGGCATGGAATGCGGGACGATCTCGGAATAGACCCGCGCCTCACGGACACGGCGGGCGATCAGCTGGGCGTACTGGGCGCCGAAGTCGACGACGAGAACCGGGCGGGGAGTACTCACCCGCCGAGTTTACCGTTGGCGACCCGCGCGTTCCCGGCCCGGTCGACCGCCCGGACCACTACGGTACGTGCTCGCGCGGGCACTACAAAACGGTGGGCGGCGGCCGCTGAACGGGCAGTGACCTTGCCGTTCACGATCAGTTCGAGACGGGCCAGGCCGGACGGGTCGGTGGCACGCGCGGTGACCGTGCGCCCCGACTTGGCCAGCCGCAGGACGGGCGCGGCGTTGTCGGCGCGCACGGTCCGCCGTACGACGGTCAGGTTGCCCTTGCGGTCGTAGGCGCGCAGCTCCAGCGGCACCGGGCCGGTGCGGGGGGCGGACTGCCAGACGAAGGAGTACGGCGCGGTGGTGTCGGTGGCGATCAGGCGGCCCGCGGCGTACAGCTGGACCCTCCGGACGCCGTGCTGGTCGGCCGCGCCGGCCGTGACCGTGACCCGGCCCCGGACGAGCGGGCGCACGGCCCCGAAGGCGAGCGACGGACGAACGACGTCGCCGTCGATCGGCAGGGCCCGCAGCGCGGCCAGGGCGTCGACGCGTCCGGAGCGGCGGGTCCGGGTCGAGATCAGCGTGGTGCGGATGAGGGCGGCCGAGGGTGTGGGGTCGGTCGAGGCCAGCAGGGCCGCCACGCCCGCTACGAACGGAGTGGCCGACGAAGTTCCGCAGTACTGCCCCACGGTGCCCGAGGGGCCCTGGGCCGGGTTGCAGCCGGGCGCGGTGACCCCGACCCAGCTGCCGAAGTTGGACCAGTCGTAGCGAGCGCCGGTCGACGTGACCCCGCCGACCGCGAGCACGGACCCGATGGCCGCCGGATAGTGCGGAGTGGAGACACCGCGGTTGCCGGCCGCGGCCACCACCAGCGCACCCTTGCTCTCGGCGTAGCCGACGGCGTCGCGCAGCAGCGAGCTGTCGTCCGCCCCGCCCAGCGACAGGCTGATCACGGCCGCGCCGCGGTCGGCCGCGTAACGGATGCCCAGCGCGATGTCGGTGTAGCTGCCGCCGCCCTTGGCGTTGAGCACCTTGACCGGCAGGATCCGGCAGTTACCGCAGACGCCGTCGACGCCCGTGCGGTTGCCGGTGGCCGCGGCGATCACGGTGGCGGCCATGGTGCCGTGCCCGTTGTCGTCGGACGCGTCGTCGTCGTGGTTGACGAAGTCGCGGCCGGTCAGCAGACGGCCGGCCAGGTCGGGCAGCCGGCTCACGCCGGTGTCGATCACCGCGACGATCACCCGGGACGAGCCGCGGGTGGACGCCCAGGCCGCGGTGACCCGGGCCTCGATCAGGCCGGGCTGCGCGACGGCGGCCTGGGCGGGCGTCGCGACCAGCATGGAGCCGGCGGCGGCCAGACCGGCGAGCAGCTTCCGCATTCCTCGGACCTCGCAAAAATGAAGGAGCCGGCCACGATGGCCGGCTCCTTCACGTTCGGTCGGTCCGGGTGGATCCCCGGAGCGAGCGGGTTGTCTAGCGGGTGTAGCTGTACTTCGCGGACAGGCTCGAGTTGCCGGCCCGGTCATAGGCGCGCACCTGCACGGTGAACTTCGACGGCACCGCCGTGGTGGCGAACGCGAAGGCCGTGGTGTTGGTGTGCTTCTGGGCCACCTTGCCGTTGAGCAGCAGCTCGAAGCGGTTGATGCCGTACGCGTCGGAGCCGGTGTAGCCGATCGTCACCTTGCCCTTGAGCTTGGAGCCGCTCTTGGGGGCCGAGGTGATCCGCACGGCCGGCTTCGTGTTGTCGATCGTGATGGTGCTCGACACGATCTTGTTGTTGCCGGCCCGGTCGAAGATGCGCAGCTCGATCTTGGTCGGGCCCTTGTACGAGCTGAAGTTGAAGCTGACGCCGAACGGCGCGTTCCGGCTGTACCCGACGAACTTGTTGTTCACCCAGAGCGTCGTGTTCCGGATGCCGGAGCGGTCGTCCTTGAGGCCCAGCGGGCTGACCGCGAAGGTGCCGCGCTTGACCGCGCCGTTGCCCGGCGTGATGCCGGTGGCGGTCGGCGCGGTGGTGTCGGTGCCCACCGGGAGCGAGGCCGGGATGTCGATCAGGCCGTAGTTGACGCCGCCGTTGGCCAGCTTCCGCTGGGCCGCGCCGGAGTAGATGGCGCTGGCCAGCGACCAGCCGGTGTAGTTGGGGTGCTGCGACTTGATCAGGGCGGCCGCGCCGGCCACGATCGGCGACGAGAACGAGGTGCCCTGGATGCCGCTGCTGTAGTTGCCGAACCGGTCCATGCTCAGCACGGTGCCGGGGGCGGCCACGTCGACCCACGAGTCGCCGGCCTTGTTGTAGGACGAGAACGCGGAGCGGGTCGTCGTGCCGGACGTGCAGTCGGGGTCGCTGGCGAACGCCGGGCAGCGGTTCGTCGCGGCCACGGTGAGCACGTCACCGTAGGCGCCCGGGTACTGCTTCACGGTGTTGCCCGCGTTGCCCGCGGCCGCCACCACGAGGGCGCCGTTCATGTTGGCGTAGGCCACCGCGTCGGCCAGCACCTTGGTCGACTGGGGCGAGCCGAGCGACAGGTTCAGAATGCGCGCGCCCTTCTGGACGGCCCAGATGATGCCCTTCGCGACGTCGCTGTCCCAGCCGCTGCCCTCGCTGTCGAGCACCTTGACCGGCATGATCTTGCAGGTCCAGCAGACGCCGGCCATGCCCTGGCCGTTGTTGCCGCGAGCGGCGATCAGGGCGGCGACGGCGGTGCCGTGGCCCTCGTCGTCGGCCGGGCTGGCGTCCTTGTTGACGAAGTCGTAACCGGGCACGAGCGCGCCGACCAGGTCGCCCTCATTGGCGACGCCGGTGTCGATGACGGCGACGGTGATCGGGGTGGCTCCACCGGTCGTCGTGTCCCACGCCGCGGGCGCCTTGACCGTGTACATCTCGTTCTGCAGTTTGAACGAGGGGTCGGTCGGCGTGACGTCGAACGCCTTGGTCTGCACGTCCTGCTCGACATAGGCCACGTTCGGGTCGCTGCGCAGCGCGGAGATCATCGCGGAGCTGCGGCCGGACGGCACCGACACGCTGGAAGCGTTGATGGCGGACAAGGCCGAGGTCGCGGCGGCGTCACCGGTGGTGACCCGCGCGCCCGCGGCGGACATGGTCCGGGTGGCGGCGCTGCGGTCGGCGCCGGTCTTGTAACCGACGACGAGGCGGACGGACGACGCCGCAGCCGCTGCCGGAACCTTCTTGGTGTCGGCGGCCAGCGCCCACGTGGTCACGCTCGTCATCGAAACGACGACGGCGGTGGAGATGAGACCGACGGTGACCCGTCGCTTGGTGAGCTTCATTGAAGCGTTTGCCTCCCCCGTTGATTCGCGGCGGTCAGCGTACGGGCGAATCAACGGAAAGCAATGACCGGTTTCACATTGCGAGATCTGCAGACATTGAGCTGGGGATCAAGCTCGCTTACTGTTCCGACATGCGGAACAAGAGGGTGAGCCTGTGGATCGGCGGCGCGGTGGCCGTCGCGCTGCTGGCCGGCGGTGGCATCGCGTGGGCCGTCCGCTCCGGGCCGGACAAGCCTACGGCGGCGCCCGCCGGCTCGGCCCCGCCCGCGACGCCTGCCGCCCCCACCAGCGCCGCCCCGTCGCCCGGGGCCGACATCACCGGGCCGCTCGACCTCGTGCTCGTCGGCGTCGACACCCGCGTCTCGATCCCCGGCTGGGAGCCGCACGCCGACGCCATCATGCTGCTGCACGTCGAACGCGGGCTCGACTCCGCGTACCTCTACTCGATCCCCCGCGACACCCGGGTCGCGGTGCCCGGCCACGGCACGCGCAAGGTCACCGAGGCGATGAGCCTCGGCTCGCGCGTCGCCGGCAGCAAGGTGCCGGACGTGCAGAAGGGCTATCAGCTGCTGACCCGGACGCTCAGCGGCTACACCGGCATCAAGGAGTTCCAGGCCGGCGCGATCCTCAACTTCGGCGGCCTGGCCCGGCTGACCGACCAGCTCGGCGGGGTCGACCTGGTGATCGACCAGAAGGTCAAGTCGCGGCACCGCAAACCGGACGGATCGCTGCGGCCGCTCTCCGGCGGCGACTACATCGGACCGCAGGCCGTCTACGAGCCGGGCCGCCGGCGCCTCGTCGGCTGGCAGGCGATCGACTACGCCCGGCAGCGCTACGGGCTGCCCGACGGCGACTACGACCGGCAGCGGCATCAGCGCCAGCTCGTCGCGGCCCTGCTGACCAAAGCGATGAGTCAAGGTCTGCCCACCCAGCCGGAAAAGTTGGACCAGTTGGTCTCCGCGCTCGGCGACACGCTTGTCTACCTGGGCGGGCGCAAACCGGTCGAATACGCGTACGCGCTCCGCGACCTCTCCCCCTCGAAGATCACCCGGGTCAGCCTGCCCGGGCGCGGGGTCGGCCGGGGCAGCGGCTACCTCGGTGAGCAGCTCACCGAGGAGGGCCGCGGCTTCGTCCGGGCCGTCGCGCAGGGCAAAGCGGCCGCTTACCTCGTGAGCCACCCCAAGCTCGTAGACAAATAGGTATCAGGCGTCAGGGCTTGGCCGGCTTCTCGTCGCTGAACAGCCAGGCCTGGAACAGGTCGTCGAGCTGCTTGCCCGAGATCTCCTCGGCCATCGCGATCAGGTCGTCGGTGCCGGCGTTGCCGTCCTTGTGCTCGCTGGTCCACCGCTTGAGCAGCTGGTCGAACGCGGGGTCGCCGATCGCCTTGCGCAGCGCGAAGACGGTCATGCCGCCGCGCTGATAGACGGCCTGCCCGAAGATGCGGTTCGCCCCGGGGTTGCCGGCCTGGCCGGGCTGGTTCCACGCGTACGAGTTGTAGACGTTGTCGAAGTTGGCCTGCACGCTGTCGCCGCCCGAGTGCTCGTCCCACAGCCACTCCGCGTACGTGGCGAAGCCCTCGTTGAGCCAGATGTCCTGCCACTTCTCCAGGGCCACGCTGTCGCCGAACCACTGGTGGGCCAGCTCGTGGGCGACCACGCCCTGGTTGGGGCCGCCGGTGAAGAACGCGGGCCCGTACACCGGCCGGCTCTGCGTCTCCAGCGCGTACCCGATGCGCTGGTCGTCGACCGCGACCCCGCCGTTCGCGTCGAACGGATACGGGCCGAACTTGGTGGCCAGGAAGTCGGTGATCTCGGCCGTCCGGGCCAGCGACTGGGCGGCCGCGCCGTCGGCGGGCAGCGCCTCGGAAATCGCGATCACCATCGGCTTGCCGTTGTGCTCGGTGGTGGTGACCCGGTACTGCCCGATCACGACCATCGCCAGGTAGCTCGCCATGGGCGCGCTCTGCGACCACGTCCACGTCGTCCAGCCGCCGCTGGTGCGCTGCGGGCCGGGCACGCCGTTGCTGATCGCCTCGACGCCCTCGGGCACGGTCATCTCGAGCTTGAAGGTGGCCTTGTCGCGCGGGTGGTCGTTGACCGGGAACCACGTGCTGGCCGACTCGGGCTGGCCCAGCGCGACCGCACCCTGCTGATTCTCCAGCCAGCCGCCCTGGCCGAGCACCGCGTCGCCGAGCTGCGCGGGCCGGCCGCCGTACTCGACGACTGTGGTGAACGCGCGCCCGGTGGGGATGCCGGCGGCCGGGGTGATGATCAGCTCGGTGCCCGCGGCCGACGACTTCGCCCGTACGCCGTCGACCGTCACGCTCTTCGCGACCAGCTTGGACAGATCGAGGTTGAACCGGGACAGGTCCTGCGTCGCGGTGGCGGTGATCGTCGCCGTGCCGGTGAGCTGCTCGCTCCGTGGGTCGTAGCGCAGCTTGAGGTCGTAGCCGGCCACGTCGTAGCCACCGTTGCCGTACTTCGGGAAATAGGGGTCGCCGATGCCCTCCGCACCGGGGGCGAAAACCGGCGCGGAGGACGGGGCCTGACTCGGGGCCGGGGCCGGCTCGTCGTCGGAGGAACAGCCGGCGACTGCCAGCGCGACACAGAGGACTCCGGCAACACCCGCACGCTTCATAGGCGCGAGGTTAGCTCCGCCCGGCGAAAGGCACGGGAAAGGCCTACTTGTCGAGGACGAGCGCGACCTTCTGGAACTCCTTGACGTCGCGATAACCGCACTTGGCCATCGCGCGCCGCAGCCCGCCGAACAGGTTGAGCTGGCCGTCGGGCCGGTTGGCCGGGCCGTAGAGCAGCTCCTCGAGGGTGCCGTCGGGCTCGCCCGCGATGCAGAACCCGCCGCGCGGAAGCTGCGGGTGGCTGGCCGACGAATGCCACCAGGCACCGCCGGCCGGGGCGCCCTCGGCCAGTGAGAGCGGCTCGCCGAGCATCACCGCGTCGGCGCCGCAGCCGATCGCCTTGGCGATGTCGCCCGAGGTCGAGATGCCGCCGTCGGCGATCAGGTGCACGTAGCGGCCGCCGGTCTCGTCGAGGTAGTCACGGCGGGCGGCCGCGGCGTCGGCGATCGCGGTGGCCATCGGCACGCGGATGCCGAGCACGGTGTCGGTGGTCGACCACTCGTCGGCCCCGACCCCCACGATCACGCCGGCCGCACCGGTGCGCATCAGGTGCAGCGCTGTCTTGTAGTCGGTGCAGCCGCCGACGATGACCGGCAGGTCGAGGTCGGCGATGAACTCCTTGAGGTTGAGCGGCTCGTCCGTCGTGGACACGTGCTCGGCACTGACCAGGGTGCCCTGGATGACGAGCAGGTCGACCCCGGCGTCGAGCACGACCGGCGCCAGCGCGAGGGTGTGCTGCGGCGACACCCGGACGGCGACGGTGATGCCGCCCTCGCGCATCGTGCGCACGCGCTCGGCGATCAACTCCGGCTTGATCGGCTCGGAGTAGACCTCCTGCAGGCGCCGGGTGGCGTCGGCGTCCTCGTCGAGCGAGGCCAGCTCCTCCAGGATCTTGGTCGGGTCCTCGTAACGCGTCCACAGGCCCTCGGCGTTGAGCACGCCCAGGCCGCCGAGGCGGCCCAGGGCGATCGCGGACTCCGGGCTCATGGTCGCGTCGGACGGATGCGCGACGCAGGGGATCTTGAAGGGGTAGGCGTCGACGCGCCACTCGGTGGACACGTCGTCCACGTCGCGGGTGCGGCGGCTCGGGACGATGGCGATGTCGTCCAGGTGGTATCCGCGCTGAGCGGTCTTGCCCAGACCGATCTCCACGACGTCACGCATGATTCAAGCCCTCTTTATCGCGAGTGGTAGTTCGGAGCCTCGACGGTCATCTGGATGTCGTGCGGGTGGCTTTCCTTGAGGCCCGCCGCGGTAATCCTGATGAGCTGCCCACGCTGCTGCAAGTCGGGAATCGTCTCGGCCCCGGCGTAGCCCATCGCCAGCCGGACACCGCCGACGAGCTGAGCCACCACCCGGGAGAGCGGGCCACGGTAGGGAACCTGGCCCTCGACGCCCTCGGGCACGAGCTTCTCCTCCGGCACATCATGCTGGAAGTAGCGGTCCTTGGAGTAGGACTTGGCCTGACCGCGCGACTGCATGGCGCCGAGCGAACCCATTCCCCGGTACGACTTGTACTGCTTGCCGTTGACGAAGATGAGGTCGCCGGGGCTCTCCTCCGAGCCGGCCAGCAGGCCGCCCAGCATGACGGTCTCGGCGCCGGCCACGATCGCCTTGGCGATGTCGCCGCTGTACTGGATGCCGCCGTCGGCGATCACCGGGACGCCGAACGGCGCGCACGCACGCTGCGCCTCCATCACGGCGGTGATCTGCGGGACGCCGACCCCGGCCACGATGCGGGTCGTGCAGATGGCGCCGGGACCGACACCGACCTTGACCGCGTCGGCGCCCGCCTCGGCCATCGCCTTGGCCCCCGCGTACGTCGCGACGTTGCCGCCCACGATGTCGGTGCCGGTGTCGCGCTTGAGCCGGGCGATCATGTCGAGCACCTGGCGCTGGTGACCGTGCGAGGTGTCCACGATGATCACGTCGACGCCGGCGTCGATCAGGCCGCGGGCCCGCTTGTAGGACTCGTCGCCGACGCCCACCGCGGCCGCGACCCGCAGGCGGCCCTGCGCGTCCTTCGTCGCGTTGGGGTACTGCTCGCTCTTCGTGAAGTCCTTGACCGTGATCAGGCCGCGCAGCTTGCCGCTGTCGTCGATCAGCGGCAGCTTCTCGATCTTGTGCTGCTGGAGCAGGCCGAGCGCCTGGTCCTTGGTCACCCCGACCGGGGCGGTGATCAGCGGCATCTTGGTCATGACGTCGCGCACCTGCGCGTTCTCGTCGGTGACGAAGCGCATGTCGCGGTTGGTCACGATGCCGACCAGGGTGCCGTCGGCGTCGGTGACCGGCACGCCCGAGATGCGGTAACGGCCGCAGAGCTGGTCGACCTCGCGCAGCGTGTCGTCGGGGCTGCAGGTGACCGGGTTGGTGATCATGCCCGACTCGGACCGCTTGACCAGGTCGACCTGGGCCGCCTGGTCCTCCGCGGAGAGGTTGCGGTGCAGCACGCCGATGCCACCCTCACGGGCCATGGCGATCGCCATGCGGGCCTCGGTGACGGTGTCCATCGCGGCCGACAGCAGCGGGATGGTCAAGCTGATGTTGCGGGTGAGCCGCGTGTTCGTGTTGACCCGGCTCGGCACGATGTCCGATTCGCCGGGCTGGAGAAGCACATCGTCGAAGGTCAGACCGAGCGGAACCGTACGGGCCGAGTCAGTTTCCACGGAGCATCCCTAAAGCCGGAAGACGGATGGTTCATCGTACCCATCCGTCTTCGGCAACCTCGGGGGACGGACAGGACGTGCGGGCCAGCACACATCCGTGGAGGGTGAGTACGGTAAGGGGGTGCAAGAAGAGCCGATCGACCCGTTCAACGGCGACCCCGCCGACCCGGCCGCCGGTCTCGACGACGTCAGCGACGACGCCGAGTCCGAGCCGCTGACCGACGCCGAACGGCAGGACGTCCTCGAGGATCTCTCCGACCTGGAGATCTATCAGGCGCTCCTGAGCCCGACCGGCATCCGCGGCCTGGTCATCGAGTGTGAGGACTGCCACGAGCCGCACTACTTCGACTGGGATCTGCTGCGGGGCAACTTGCGGCATCTGCTGAGCAGCGGGCGTCCCCGAGTGCACGAGCCGGCCTACGAT from the Paractinoplanes abujensis genome contains:
- a CDS encoding GuaB3 family IMP dehydrogenase-related protein, which translates into the protein MRDVVEIGLGKTAQRGYHLDDIAIVPSRRTRDVDDVSTEWRVDAYPFKIPCVAHPSDATMSPESAIALGRLGGLGVLNAEGLWTRYEDPTKILEELASLDEDADATRRLQEVYSEPIKPELIAERVRTMREGGITVAVRVSPQHTLALAPVVLDAGVDLLVIQGTLVSAEHVSTTDEPLNLKEFIADLDLPVIVGGCTDYKTALHLMRTGAAGVIVGVGADEWSTTDTVLGIRVPMATAIADAAAARRDYLDETGGRYVHLIADGGISTSGDIAKAIGCGADAVMLGEPLSLAEGAPAGGAWWHSSASHPQLPRGGFCIAGEPDGTLEELLYGPANRPDGQLNLFGGLRRAMAKCGYRDVKEFQKVALVLDK
- a CDS encoding S8 family serine peptidase, whose amino-acid sequence is MKLTKRRVTVGLISTAVVVSMTSVTTWALAADTKKVPAAAAASSVRLVVGYKTGADRSAATRTMSAAGARVTTGDAAATSALSAINASSVSVPSGRSSAMISALRSDPNVAYVEQDVQTKAFDVTPTDPSFKLQNEMYTVKAPAAWDTTTGGATPITVAVIDTGVANEGDLVGALVPGYDFVNKDASPADDEGHGTAVAALIAARGNNGQGMAGVCWTCKIMPVKVLDSEGSGWDSDVAKGIIWAVQKGARILNLSLGSPQSTKVLADAVAYANMNGALVVAAAGNAGNTVKQYPGAYGDVLTVAATNRCPAFASDPDCTSGTTTRSAFSSYNKAGDSWVDVAAPGTVLSMDRFGNYSSGIQGTSFSSPIVAGAAALIKSQHPNYTGWSLASAIYSGAAQRKLANGGVNYGLIDIPASLPVGTDTTAPTATGITPGNGAVKRGTFAVSPLGLKDDRSGIRNTTLWVNNKFVGYSRNAPFGVSFNFSSYKGPTKIELRIFDRAGNNKIVSSTITIDNTKPAVRITSAPKSGSKLKGKVTIGYTGSDAYGINRFELLLNGKVAQKHTNTTAFAFATTAVPSKFTVQVRAYDRAGNSSLSAKYSYTR
- a CDS encoding PspC domain-containing protein, with translation MTQLPDGGLQTPYKQLRRPLDDRLAAGVCSGVGRYFGVDPVLVRVGFALLAVITAGAALLAYPIMWFLMPEETPGI
- a CDS encoding S8 family serine peptidase codes for the protein MRKLLAGLAAAGSMLVATPAQAAVAQPGLIEARVTAAWASTRGSSRVIVAVIDTGVSRLPDLAGRLLTGRDFVNHDDDASDDNGHGTMAATVIAAATGNRTGVDGVCGNCRILPVKVLNAKGGGSYTDIALGIRYAADRGAAVISLSLGGADDSSLLRDAVGYAESKGALVVAAAGNRGVSTPHYPAAIGSVLAVGGVTSTGARYDWSNFGSWVGVTAPGCNPAQGPSGTVGQYCGTSSATPFVAGVAALLASTDPTPSAALIRTTLISTRTRRSGRVDALAALRALPIDGDVVRPSLAFGAVRPLVRGRVTVTAGAADQHGVRRVQLYAAGRLIATDTTAPYSFVWQSAPRTGPVPLELRAYDRKGNLTVVRRTVRADNAAPVLRLAKSGRTVTARATDPSGLARLELIVNGKVTARSAAAAHRFVVPARARTVVVRAVDRAGNARVANGKLGG
- the guaA gene encoding glutamine-hydrolyzing GMP synthase translates to MSTPRPVLVVDFGAQYAQLIARRVREARVYSEIVPHSMPVAEMLAKDPAAIILSGGPSSVYEPGAPVLDAKLFDNEVPVFGICYGFQAMAQALGGTVAHTGSREYGRTHLTAQGGTLLRELPDDLPVWMSHGDSVAVAPQGFAVTASTPGAPVAAFEDLNTRRAGVQFHPEVAHTEQGQEMLKRFLYDIAGLEPTWTPGNIIEDQVAAIRAQVGDKQVICGLSGGVDSAVAAALVQRAIGDQLTCVFVDHGLLRAGEAEQVEKDFVAATGARLKVVDAADVFLGHLAGVTDPEQKRKIIGREFIRAFEGAARELDAERHIEFLVQGTLYPDVVESGGGTGTANIKSHHNVGGLPDDLQFALIEPLRTLFKDEVRALGAELGLPEEMVQRHPFPGPGLAIRIIGAVDRDRLDLLRAADLIAREELTASGLDRDVWQFPVVLLADVRSVGVQGDGRTYGHPVVLRPVSSEDAMTADWSRLPYDVIAKISTRITNEVREVNRVVLDVTSKPPGTIEWE
- a CDS encoding M1 family metallopeptidase, with translation MKRAGVAGVLCVALAVAGCSSDDEPAPAPSQAPSSAPVFAPGAEGIGDPYFPKYGNGGYDVAGYDLKLRYDPRSEQLTGTATITATATQDLSRFNLDLSKLVAKSVTVDGVRAKSSAAGTELIITPAAGIPTGRAFTTVVEYGGRPAQLGDAVLGQGGWLENQQGAVALGQPESASTWFPVNDHPRDKATFKLEMTVPEGVEAISNGVPGPQRTSGGWTTWTWSQSAPMASYLAMVVIGQYRVTTTEHNGKPMVIAISEALPADGAAAQSLARTAEITDFLATKFGPYPFDANGGVAVDDQRIGYALETQSRPVYGPAFFTGGPNQGVVAHELAHQWFGDSVALEKWQDIWLNEGFATYAEWLWDEHSGGDSVQANFDNVYNSYAWNQPGQAGNPGANRIFGQAVYQRGGMTVFALRKAIGDPAFDQLLKRWTSEHKDGNAGTDDLIAMAEEISGKQLDDLFQAWLFSDEKPAKP
- a CDS encoding LCP family protein, translated to MRNKRVSLWIGGAVAVALLAGGGIAWAVRSGPDKPTAAPAGSAPPATPAAPTSAAPSPGADITGPLDLVLVGVDTRVSIPGWEPHADAIMLLHVERGLDSAYLYSIPRDTRVAVPGHGTRKVTEAMSLGSRVAGSKVPDVQKGYQLLTRTLSGYTGIKEFQAGAILNFGGLARLTDQLGGVDLVIDQKVKSRHRKPDGSLRPLSGGDYIGPQAVYEPGRRRLVGWQAIDYARQRYGLPDGDYDRQRHQRQLVAALLTKAMSQGLPTQPEKLDQLVSALGDTLVYLGGRKPVEYAYALRDLSPSKITRVSLPGRGVGRGSGYLGEQLTEEGRGFVRAVAQGKAAAYLVSHPKLVDK
- the guaB gene encoding IMP dehydrogenase, translating into METDSARTVPLGLTFDDVLLQPGESDIVPSRVNTNTRLTRNISLTIPLLSAAMDTVTEARMAIAMAREGGIGVLHRNLSAEDQAAQVDLVKRSESGMITNPVTCSPDDTLREVDQLCGRYRISGVPVTDADGTLVGIVTNRDMRFVTDENAQVRDVMTKMPLITAPVGVTKDQALGLLQQHKIEKLPLIDDSGKLRGLITVKDFTKSEQYPNATKDAQGRLRVAAAVGVGDESYKRARGLIDAGVDVIIVDTSHGHQRQVLDMIARLKRDTGTDIVGGNVATYAGAKAMAEAGADAVKVGVGPGAICTTRIVAGVGVPQITAVMEAQRACAPFGVPVIADGGIQYSGDIAKAIVAGAETVMLGGLLAGSEESPGDLIFVNGKQYKSYRGMGSLGAMQSRGQAKSYSKDRYFQHDVPEEKLVPEGVEGQVPYRGPLSRVVAQLVGGVRLAMGYAGAETIPDLQQRGQLIRITAAGLKESHPHDIQMTVEAPNYHSR
- a CDS encoding DUF5319 domain-containing protein, encoding MQEEPIDPFNGDPADPAAGLDDVSDDAESEPLTDAERQDVLEDLSDLEIYQALLSPTGIRGLVIECEDCHEPHYFDWDLLRGNLRHLLSSGRPRVHEPAYDPDPDHYVTWEYARGYADGVHDTLTEGNEDDKE